In Candidatus Margulisiibacteriota bacterium, a single window of DNA contains:
- a CDS encoding phage tail tube protein — MRSGNEGQLKFAIEDAWADGKTPSISVPTLKSTIKPDVEMAPRDGEGCASRYAPTPRAGKQWTPGGWEFNAYPDILGYFLLVAYGTPSTTQINPGVYSNVFQPGVVSDQSMSLEDSKGGENPLMVPGYKIKKLNFSQAMAGAAQFLIFGCDGGGKFGTEGSLTTFTYPSTFPLIFSEAAMTIAGAAAYLDSVQWTEDNGLVVPNHKVGAGGETIEPDVSGNYKGEGSFVLDFEDLSNWDKFRLATDVAIAITYTSSQLIAGADPYKLTVTMPVVRFKNPLPDRSGSAQLKETVGFEMFAGDVDGANVPISYTLQSSIDYSAL, encoded by the coding sequence CGATCAAGCCGGATGTCGAAATGGCCCCCCGGGACGGAGAGGGCTGCGCCAGCCGCTACGCACCGACACCTCGTGCCGGCAAGCAGTGGACCCCGGGCGGCTGGGAATTCAACGCCTATCCGGACATCCTCGGGTACTTCCTGCTGGTCGCCTACGGCACGCCCAGCACGACCCAGATAAATCCCGGGGTCTATTCGAACGTCTTTCAGCCGGGCGTGGTGTCCGATCAGAGTATGTCGCTCGAAGACAGCAAGGGCGGCGAGAATCCGCTGATGGTCCCCGGTTATAAGATCAAGAAGCTGAACTTCTCGCAGGCGATGGCAGGCGCCGCGCAGTTCCTGATCTTTGGGTGTGACGGCGGGGGTAAGTTCGGGACCGAAGGCTCCCTTACGACCTTCACCTATCCATCGACCTTTCCGCTGATCTTCTCCGAAGCCGCGATGACGATCGCCGGCGCGGCGGCCTATCTGGATTCGGTCCAGTGGACGGAAGATAACGGCCTGGTGGTCCCGAACCACAAGGTAGGGGCCGGAGGGGAGACGATCGAGCCGGACGTTAGCGGGAACTACAAGGGAGAGGGGTCGTTTGTGCTGGACTTCGAAGATCTCTCGAACTGGGATAAATTCCGGCTGGCGACCGACGTCGCGATTGCGATCACCTACACCTCGTCCCAGCTCATCGCCGGCGCCGATCCCTACAAGCTGACGGTTACCATGCCGGTGGTACGGTTCAAAAATCCCTTGCCGGACAGGAGCGGTTCGGCTCAGCTCAAGGAAACGGTCGGATTCGAAATGTTCGCCGGCGACGTCGACGGGGCAAATGTTCCGATCAGCTACACGCTCCAGAGTTCGATCGATTACTCGGCGCTCTAA